The Cucumis melo cultivar AY chromosome 6, USDA_Cmelo_AY_1.0, whole genome shotgun sequence genome includes a region encoding these proteins:
- the LOC103484134 gene encoding uncharacterized protein PAM68-like: MKSFGCSFRQALLLPKPPPRNQRTVIINDSTITKNLSNFTTTSRGQVQVNAKGFTGSPATAKNRETAAKNLSGQNNNEDDDDEIPEAVYSRIITRILAFVGIPMAFGVTLLKIFQAIKEQNLWDVPIWVPFFTTFLTFGASTMGIAYGTLSTSLDPEKKGSVMGWEEAQKNWVEMWKEEDEVSR; the protein is encoded by the coding sequence ATGAAATCCTTTGGGTGTTCCTTTCGCCAGGCTCTCCTCCTTCCAAAGCCTCCGCCACGGAATCAAAGAACCGTAATAATCAACGACTCAACAATCACAAAGAATCTCAGCAATTTCACAACAACATCCAGAGGCCAAGTCCAAGTAAACGCCAAAGGCTTCACTGGTTCTCCAGCGACGGCGAAAAACAGAGAAACCGCCGCGAAAAACCTTTCCGGCCAAAATAACAACGAAGACGACGACGACGAAATTCCGGAAGCCGTATACAGTAGGATTATAACGAGAATCTTGGCATTTGTCGGGATTCCGATGGCGTTCGGTGTGACATTGTTGAAGATTTTCCAAGCGATTAAGGAGCAAAACCTTTGGGATGTGCCTATTTGGGTACCATTTTTTACTACTTTCCTGACATTTGGAGCTTCGACAATGGGAATTGCTTACGGGACCTTATCGACGAGTTTGGATCCGGAGAAGAAAGGATCTGTGATGGGATGGGAAGAGGCCCAGAAGAATTGGGTTGAAATGTGGAAGGAGGAAGATGAAGTCAGTCGCTAA
- the LOC103484132 gene encoding uncharacterized protein LOC103484132: protein MASTVKDDVDRLFECFKCGVSPPQSAVRREKKRKSKMKPECSVNSETPVSGPVEEREENASSVQDTVEKIGLTSKDKGSRSKFSPIIFYGSPRGVPPKRPSSLWRLLREIRVDLSEQSRFKLSKQVWATFPRQEEAIKFAREHIDVHIFSYQDHFNGQRRFLVSSYSEFWHRYKSMDAKCRHHYEVIQEGAPCHLYFDLEYSKRINMGKNGDEMVDSLISVVLQALNEKYSIQGSFDWVLELDSSNEEKFSRHLIIRIPKVAFKDNSHAGAFVGEICSRICCAKVEGKYEELFIKKDSSSTESPSHLFVDNAVYSRNRCFRLALSSKAGKTSVLLPSGRHAYTKMCEEDMFMASLICNVDAECEKLLVCKMDLDCIKTLQFETEEKCNFGRNVSFTQEAVLTGSMRDISATSCMGKSPFPDVDKFVQSVASTGSVAGKIRCWYWFSEYGLIVYSMSRNRYCERIGREHKSNHVMYVVDLRSAAYYQKCHDPDCRGYRSPLRPIPIDAIPSPWVSTDSGQISNDMVSTDDCIDYQFPSNDENCLLLFSDKNITDSSVKDSWWLEVMRVADDVENKRNMVLGKLDFEDDDWWMAVENSVKDLST, encoded by the exons ATGGCATCAACCGTGAAGGACGACGTCGATCGATTGTTTGAATGCTTCAAGTGCGGCGTTTCTCCTCCTC AATCTGCTGTGAGacgagaaaagaaaagaaaaagtaagaTGAAGCCCGAGTGTTCAGTAAACTCTGAGACTCCAGTTTCTGGACCGGTTGAAGAAAGGGAGGAAAATGCATCAAGCGTTCAAGATACTGTGGAGAAA ATTGGTttgacaagtaaagataaaggtTCTCGTTCTAAGTTCTCTCCAATCATATTTTATGGTTCGCCCAGAGGCGTCCCTCCAAAGAGGCCATCTAGTTTGTGGAGATTATTGCGTGAAATCCGCGTCGATCTTTCTGAGCAAAGTAGATTCAAGTTAAG CAAGCAAGTGTGGGCTACATTTCCCAGACAAGAAGAAGCAATTAAGTTTGCGAGAGAGCACATTGATGTTCATATTTTTAGTTATCAAGATCACTTTAATGGACAAAGGAGATTTCTAGTTTCATCTTACAGTGAGTTCTGGCATAG GTATAAAAGTATGGATGCGAAATGTCGACACCATTATGAAGTGATTCAAGAG GGTGCTCCATGCCACCTTTATTTTGATTTGGAGTACAGTAAAAGAATCAATATGGGAAAAAATGGAGACGAAATGGTTGATTCCTTGATATCAGTTGTTCTGCAAGCCTTAAATGAGAAGTATTCAATTCAAGGAAGCTTTGACTGGGTACTAGAGCTTGATTCCTCAAACGAAG AGAAGTTCTCTCGCCACCTGATAATCCGCATACCAAAAGTTGCTTTTAAGGATAATTCACATGCTGGAGCATTTGTTGGTGAG ATATGTTCACGGATTTGTTGTGCAAAAGTGGAAGGGAAATACGAGGAACTGtttataaaaaaagattcaagcTCCACTGAATCTCCCAGCCATCTGTTTGTGGACAATGCAGTTTATTCAAGAAATCGTTGCTTTCGTTTAGCTTTGTCATCAAAGGCAGGGAAGACTTCTGTCCTCCTACCTTCGGGGAGACATGCTTATACAAAAATG TGTGAGGAAGACATGTTCATGGCATCCTTGATCTGCAACGTTGATGCTGAATGTGAGAAGCTTCTGGTTTGCAAAATGGATTTAGACTGCATAAAGACATTGCAATTTGAGACGGAG GAGAAATGTAATTTTGGACGCAATGTCAGTTTCACCCAAGAAGCAGTGTTGACTGGTTCCATGAGAGATATTTCAGCAACTTCTTGCATGGGAAAATCTCCATTTCCAGATGTGGATAAGTTTGTTCAATCAGTTGCCTCCACTGGAAGTGTAGCAG GAAAAATACGCTGCTGGTACTGGTTCTCAGAATATGGACTAATAGTCTACAGTATGTCCCGAAATAGATACTGTGAACGAATTGGTCGAGAACACAAAAGCAATCATG TGATGTATGTTGTCGACCTTAGGAGCGCTGCCTATTATCAGAAGTGTCACGATCCAGATTGTAGAG GTTATCGATCTCCTCTGCGTCCCATCCCAATTGATGCCATTCCTAGTCCATGGGTTTCCACGGATTCAGGACAGATATCAAATGACATGGTGTCAACCGATGATTGCATTGACTATCAATTTCCAAGCAACGATGAAAATTGTCTTTTGCTTTTCAGTGATAAGAACATTACAGATAGCAGCGTCAAGGATTCCTGGTGGCTTGAAGTGATGAGAGTGGCAGACGATGTTGAAAACAAACGGAACATG GTCCTTGGAAAACTAGACTTCGAAGACGATGACTGGTGGATGGCTGTGGAAAACTCAGTAAAAGATTTGTCCACTTGA
- the LOC103484133 gene encoding DUF21 domain-containing protein At5g52790 isoform X3, whose translation MAANDVPCCEPRFWMYLLICVGLVAFAGLMSGLTLGLMSLSLVDLEVLATSGRPDDQKNAAKILPIVKNQHLLLCTLLISNAMAMEALPIFIDALLPAWGAIVISVTLILTFGEIIPQAICSRYGLSVGAKLSVVVRVLLLVLFPLSYPISKLLDWLLGKGHFALLRRAELKTFVDMHGNKAGKGGELTQEETAIITGALDMTLKTARDAMTPLTKLFSLDINSKLNEKTMELILRKGHSRVPIYSGHPTNIIGIILVKNLIKFNPEEETPIRNLTIRKVPRF comes from the exons ATGGCTGCAAATGATGTTCCGTGCTGTGAGCCAAGGTTCTGGATGTATCTTTTGATATGCGTAGGGTTGGTTGCTTTTGCTGGTCTTATGTCGGGGCTTACGCTCGGACTTATGTCGCTTAGCTTGGTTGATCTTGAGGTTCTTGCCACATCTGGCAGGCCTGACGACCAAAAAAATGCCG CTAAAATTCTGCCCATAGTAAAGAACCAGCATTTGCTTCTTTGCACACTGCTCATAAGCAATGCTATGGCAATGGAG GCCCTGCCTATCTTCATTGATGCACTTCTCCCAGCTTGGGGTGCAATTGTGATATCAGTCACTCTCATACTAACTTTTGGAGAG ATTATTCCTCAAGCTATATGTTCAAGGTATGGGCTGAGTGTTGGCGCTAAGCTGTCCGTCGTTGTTCGGGTGCTTCTCTTAGTCCTCTTTCCTTTGTCTTACCCCATCAGTAAG TTATTAGATTGGCTTCTGGGCAAAGGGCATTTTGCACTTCTAAGAAGGGCAGAGCTCAAGACATTTGTGGATATGCATGGAAACAAG GCAGGGAAAGGTGGAGAATTGACTCAAGAAGAAACTGCCATAATCACTGGAGCTTTGGACATGACACTCAAAACTGCCAGAGATGCTATGACTCCATTAACCAAATTGTTCTCACTTGATATAAATTCCAAACTTAACGA GAAAACCATGGAGCTGATTTTAAGAAAAGGACATAGTCGAGTGCCAATATACTCGGGACATCCAACTAATATCATTGGTATTATTTTG GTTAAAAATCTGATCAAATTTAATCCAGAGGAGGAAACTCCCATCAGAAATCTCACCATCAGAAAAGTTCCAAG ATTCTAA
- the LOC103484133 gene encoding DUF21 domain-containing protein At5g52790 isoform X2, with translation MAANDVPCCEPRFWMYLLICVGLVAFAGLMSGLTLGLMSLSLVDLEVLATSGRPDDQKNAAKILPIVKNQHLLLCTLLISNAMAMEALPIFIDALLPAWGAIVISVTLILTFGEIIPQAICSRYGLSVGAKLSVVVRVLLLVLFPLSYPISKLLDWLLGKGHFALLRRAELKTFVDMHGNKAGKGGELTQEETAIITGALDMTLKTARDAMTPLTKLFSLDINSKLNEKTMELILRKGHSRVPIYSGHPTNIIGIILVKNLIKFNPEEETPIRNLTIRKVPRVRENLPLYDILNQFQQGHSHMAVVIKSHNETKEPADSNKLELETATPVTEMELGHIKLQIRNICSNGCSDTDGKSTPDFDEDVIGIITLEDVMEELLQAESEHESKEINIGITRRTSSAMDITSGIPIIFIPSFSTFFFIQSFTNSSFSNSSTYSLPI, from the exons ATGGCTGCAAATGATGTTCCGTGCTGTGAGCCAAGGTTCTGGATGTATCTTTTGATATGCGTAGGGTTGGTTGCTTTTGCTGGTCTTATGTCGGGGCTTACGCTCGGACTTATGTCGCTTAGCTTGGTTGATCTTGAGGTTCTTGCCACATCTGGCAGGCCTGACGACCAAAAAAATGCCG CTAAAATTCTGCCCATAGTAAAGAACCAGCATTTGCTTCTTTGCACACTGCTCATAAGCAATGCTATGGCAATGGAG GCCCTGCCTATCTTCATTGATGCACTTCTCCCAGCTTGGGGTGCAATTGTGATATCAGTCACTCTCATACTAACTTTTGGAGAG ATTATTCCTCAAGCTATATGTTCAAGGTATGGGCTGAGTGTTGGCGCTAAGCTGTCCGTCGTTGTTCGGGTGCTTCTCTTAGTCCTCTTTCCTTTGTCTTACCCCATCAGTAAG TTATTAGATTGGCTTCTGGGCAAAGGGCATTTTGCACTTCTAAGAAGGGCAGAGCTCAAGACATTTGTGGATATGCATGGAAACAAG GCAGGGAAAGGTGGAGAATTGACTCAAGAAGAAACTGCCATAATCACTGGAGCTTTGGACATGACACTCAAAACTGCCAGAGATGCTATGACTCCATTAACCAAATTGTTCTCACTTGATATAAATTCCAAACTTAACGA GAAAACCATGGAGCTGATTTTAAGAAAAGGACATAGTCGAGTGCCAATATACTCGGGACATCCAACTAATATCATTGGTATTATTTTG GTTAAAAATCTGATCAAATTTAATCCAGAGGAGGAAACTCCCATCAGAAATCTCACCATCAGAAAAGTTCCAAG GGTACGTGAGAACTTACCTTTGTATGACATTTTGAATCAGTTTCAACAAGGACATAGTCATATGGCTGTTGTCATAAAGAGTCATAATGAAACCAAAGAGCCTGCAG ATTCTAACAAACTAGAACTCGAAACCGCGACACCGGTAACCGAGATGGAGTTGGGGCATATTAAGCTGCAAATAAGGAATATTTGCTCTAATGGTTGTAGTGATACTGATGGAAAATCAACGCCAGATTTTGATGAAGATGTTATTGGTATCATAACATTAGAGGATGTCATGGAAGAACTTTTACAG GCTGAAAGTGAACATGAAAGTAAGGAGATCAACATCGGAATCACCAGGAGGACCTCATCTGCAATGGATATCACCAGTGGCATCCCCATTATCTTCATACCATCATTCTCCACTTTCTTCTTCATACAATCATTCACCAATTCTTCATTCTCCAATTCCTCCACATATTCACTCCCCATTTAA
- the LOC103484133 gene encoding DUF21 domain-containing protein At5g52790 isoform X1 codes for MAANDVPCCEPRFWMYLLICVGLVAFAGLMSGLTLGLMSLSLVDLEVLATSGRPDDQKNAAKILPIVKNQHLLLCTLLISNAMAMEALPIFIDALLPAWGAIVISVTLILTFGEIIPQAICSRYGLSVGAKLSVVVRVLLLVLFPLSYPISKLLDWLLGKGHFALLRRAELKTFVDMHGNKAGKGGELTQEETAIITGALDMTLKTARDAMTPLTKLFSLDINSKLNEKTMELILRKGHSRVPIYSGHPTNIIGIILVKNLIKFNPEEETPIRNLTIRKVPRVRENLPLYDILNQFQQGHSHMAVVIKSHNETKEPADSNKLELETATPVTEMELGHIKLQIRNICSNGCSDTDGKSTPDFDEDVIGIITLEDVMEELLQEEILDETDEYVAVHNKLKVNMKVRRSTSESPGGPHLQWISPVASPLSSYHHSPLSSSYNHSPILHSPIPPHIHSPFNPPSLSSSPRNYFHSSPTPCSVPSLSASPSSHKISRKSYEKLKN; via the exons ATGGCTGCAAATGATGTTCCGTGCTGTGAGCCAAGGTTCTGGATGTATCTTTTGATATGCGTAGGGTTGGTTGCTTTTGCTGGTCTTATGTCGGGGCTTACGCTCGGACTTATGTCGCTTAGCTTGGTTGATCTTGAGGTTCTTGCCACATCTGGCAGGCCTGACGACCAAAAAAATGCCG CTAAAATTCTGCCCATAGTAAAGAACCAGCATTTGCTTCTTTGCACACTGCTCATAAGCAATGCTATGGCAATGGAG GCCCTGCCTATCTTCATTGATGCACTTCTCCCAGCTTGGGGTGCAATTGTGATATCAGTCACTCTCATACTAACTTTTGGAGAG ATTATTCCTCAAGCTATATGTTCAAGGTATGGGCTGAGTGTTGGCGCTAAGCTGTCCGTCGTTGTTCGGGTGCTTCTCTTAGTCCTCTTTCCTTTGTCTTACCCCATCAGTAAG TTATTAGATTGGCTTCTGGGCAAAGGGCATTTTGCACTTCTAAGAAGGGCAGAGCTCAAGACATTTGTGGATATGCATGGAAACAAG GCAGGGAAAGGTGGAGAATTGACTCAAGAAGAAACTGCCATAATCACTGGAGCTTTGGACATGACACTCAAAACTGCCAGAGATGCTATGACTCCATTAACCAAATTGTTCTCACTTGATATAAATTCCAAACTTAACGA GAAAACCATGGAGCTGATTTTAAGAAAAGGACATAGTCGAGTGCCAATATACTCGGGACATCCAACTAATATCATTGGTATTATTTTG GTTAAAAATCTGATCAAATTTAATCCAGAGGAGGAAACTCCCATCAGAAATCTCACCATCAGAAAAGTTCCAAG GGTACGTGAGAACTTACCTTTGTATGACATTTTGAATCAGTTTCAACAAGGACATAGTCATATGGCTGTTGTCATAAAGAGTCATAATGAAACCAAAGAGCCTGCAG ATTCTAACAAACTAGAACTCGAAACCGCGACACCGGTAACCGAGATGGAGTTGGGGCATATTAAGCTGCAAATAAGGAATATTTGCTCTAATGGTTGTAGTGATACTGATGGAAAATCAACGCCAGATTTTGATGAAGATGTTATTGGTATCATAACATTAGAGGATGTCATGGAAGAACTTTTACAG GAAGAGATATTGGATGAAACTGATGAATATGTTGCTGTCCACAACAA GCTGAAAGTGAACATGAAAGTAAGGAGATCAACATCGGAATCACCAGGAGGACCTCATCTGCAATGGATATCACCAGTGGCATCCCCATTATCTTCATACCATCATTCTCCACTTTCTTCTTCATACAATCATTCACCAATTCTTCATTCTCCAATTCCTCCACATATTCACTCCCCATTTAATCCACCATCCCTCTCTTCTTCCCCTAGAAATTACTTTCACTCTTCTCCAACTCCATGCTCTGTTCCTTCTCTTTCTGCTTCACCTTCTTCTcataag ATCTCAAGGAAATCCTATGAGAAGCTGAAAAATTAG